A part of Rickettsia canadensis str. McKiel genomic DNA contains:
- the fabI gene encoding enoyl-ACP reductase FabI, protein MTTGLLHGKKGLITGIANNMSISWAIAQLAKKHEAELWFTYQSEVLEKRVKPLAEEIGCNFVSKLDVTNPKSISNLFDDIKEKWGSFDFLLHGMAFADKNALNGRYVDTSLENFHNSLHISCYSLLELSRAAEPLMDDGGSIVTLTYYGAEKVIPNYNIMGISKAALEASVKYLANDMGENNIRVNAISAGPIKTLASSAIGNFSTMLKSHAATTPLKRNTTQEDVGGAAIYLFSNLSKGVTGEIHYVDCGYNIMGSNKL, encoded by the coding sequence ATGACTACAGGGTTACTACACGGGAAAAAAGGCTTAATTACAGGTATTGCAAATAATATGTCAATATCATGGGCAATTGCACAGCTTGCTAAAAAACATGAGGCAGAGCTATGGTTTACTTATCAATCGGAAGTACTAGAAAAACGAGTGAAACCACTCGCTGAAGAAATAGGCTGTAATTTTGTTAGCAAACTTGATGTTACAAATCCAAAATCAATTAGTAATTTATTTGATGATATAAAAGAGAAATGGGGTAGTTTCGATTTCTTACTTCACGGAATGGCTTTTGCTGATAAAAATGCATTAAATGGACGTTATGTTGATACTAGCTTAGAAAATTTTCATAATTCTTTACATATATCATGTTACTCTCTTTTAGAACTCTCAAGGGCAGCAGAACCTTTAATGGATGACGGCGGGAGCATTGTGACCTTAACTTACTATGGTGCTGAAAAAGTTATACCTAATTATAATATAATGGGGATTTCTAAAGCTGCACTTGAGGCTAGTGTAAAATATCTAGCAAACGATATGGGAGAAAACAACATTAGAGTAAATGCTATTTCGGCAGGCCCTATCAAAACTTTAGCATCTAGTGCAATAGGTAATTTTAGTACTATGCTTAAATCTCACGCTGCAACCACACCGTTAAAACGTAATACTACTCAAGAAGATGTAGGAGGAGCAGCAATATATTTATTTAGTAATTTATCTAAAGGTGTTACCGGTGAAATTCATTATGTAGATTGCGGTTATAATATTATGGGAAGTAATAAATTATAA
- a CDS encoding disulfide bond formation protein B, whose translation MFINTTINYIRKDSYKVLHLGLIATSVIVLATAYIAEYIFHYTPCPLCVYERFPYLILIKICLTALIIRELSKYTLIFIFLTMLSSCILSTYHSFVERGIIQPSALCSSMIRIPKGLSIQHIKQIFYSQPITSCTKPAIKIFSISMTEYNLLLNIGLLICLLLVLFYPKSHK comes from the coding sequence ATGTTTATTAATACAACTATAAATTACATCAGAAAAGATAGTTATAAAGTGCTACATTTAGGGCTAATTGCCACTTCCGTAATAGTACTTGCTACTGCTTATATTGCTGAATATATATTCCATTACACCCCCTGCCCTTTATGCGTTTATGAAAGATTCCCATATCTAATACTAATCAAAATTTGTTTAACTGCTCTAATCATTAGAGAACTAAGCAAATACACTTTAATATTCATTTTCTTAACTATGCTTAGTTCCTGCATATTATCAACATATCATAGCTTCGTAGAACGAGGAATCATACAACCCAGCGCCCTTTGCTCATCAATGATCCGTATCCCAAAAGGTCTATCGATCCAGCATATCAAACAAATTTTCTACTCCCAGCCGATTACTTCCTGCACTAAACCCGCAATCAAAATCTTCAGTATTTCTATGACAGAGTATAATCTACTCTTAAATATCGGTCTTCTAATCTGTTTACTTCTTGTTTTGTTTTATCCAAAATCTCATAAATAG
- a CDS encoding lysine--tRNA ligase has translation MLEIWEDAIQSNAWPFVEAKKILDSLNGKTPEKGYILFETGYGPSGLPHIGTFGENARMVMVQKAFEQLSSIPTKLICFSDDMDGLRKVPSNIPNSEMLAQYMDMPLTSILDPFGEYESYGAYMNAKLRSFLDKFGFEYEFYSSTKCYKAGMFDEMLLKVLEKYDEIMELMLPTFREERKATYSPFMPICPKTGKVLQVPIEKWDAKRGTVTYKDEDNNYIEVPVTGGHCKLQWKPDFGMRWAALKVDYEMYGKDHLANARLYSEICRILGGKPPVQLCYELFLDENGEKISKSKGNSISVDDWLKYAPVESMALFMYQNPTRAKRLFFDVIPQNVDAYITFNQKYHLEEDRAKRFANPVYHIHHGHVPKIETFGITYSLLLNLTSVCNPSDKSVLWGFISKYAPKATPNTTTYLDRLAEFAIRYYDDFIKAHKSYYTPSEKHKVILRDILDMLSSISEETEGEVIQKSIYDIGMKAGYENLRDYFKDLYQILLGQNEGPRLGTFIKLYGIKEMKKLIERKL, from the coding sequence ATGTTGGAAATTTGGGAAGATGCTATTCAGTCAAACGCTTGGCCTTTTGTTGAAGCTAAAAAGATATTAGACAGTTTAAACGGTAAAACTCCTGAAAAAGGTTATATATTATTTGAAACGGGTTACGGTCCTTCAGGTTTACCTCATATAGGTACTTTTGGTGAGAATGCCCGTATGGTAATGGTGCAGAAAGCGTTTGAACAATTGTCAAGCATTCCGACTAAATTAATCTGTTTTTCCGATGATATGGACGGACTGCGTAAAGTACCAAGTAATATCCCAAATTCTGAAATGCTAGCACAGTATATGGATATGCCGCTGACCTCTATTCTTGATCCGTTTGGTGAATATGAAAGTTACGGGGCTTATATGAATGCGAAGCTTCGCTCATTTCTTGATAAATTTGGCTTTGAGTATGAATTTTATAGCAGTACTAAGTGTTATAAAGCGGGTATGTTTGATGAGATGCTACTAAAGGTGCTTGAAAAATATGATGAAATAATGGAGTTGATGCTACCGACTTTTAGAGAAGAGCGTAAAGCTACTTATTCGCCTTTTATGCCTATTTGCCCGAAAACAGGTAAAGTACTACAAGTACCTATAGAGAAATGGGATGCTAAGCGAGGTACCGTAACATATAAAGATGAGGACAATAATTATATAGAAGTACCGGTAACAGGAGGGCATTGTAAATTGCAATGGAAACCAGATTTTGGTATGCGTTGGGCCGCTCTTAAAGTCGATTACGAAATGTATGGTAAAGATCATTTAGCAAATGCTCGTCTTTATTCAGAAATTTGTCGTATCCTAGGAGGCAAACCTCCGGTGCAGCTATGTTATGAGTTATTCTTAGATGAGAATGGTGAAAAAATCTCGAAATCAAAAGGTAATAGTATTAGTGTTGATGATTGGCTTAAATATGCTCCTGTTGAAAGTATGGCATTATTTATGTACCAAAATCCAACTAGAGCTAAACGTTTGTTTTTTGATGTAATTCCTCAAAATGTCGATGCATATATTACTTTTAATCAGAAATATCATTTGGAAGAGGATCGGGCAAAGCGTTTTGCAAATCCCGTGTATCACATTCATCATGGACATGTTCCAAAAATTGAGACTTTTGGCATTACATATTCATTACTTTTAAATCTTACTTCCGTGTGTAATCCTTCAGATAAATCAGTACTTTGGGGATTTATTAGCAAATATGCACCTAAAGCAACACCAAATACTACTACTTATCTTGACCGCTTAGCAGAATTTGCTATAAGATATTATGATGACTTTATTAAAGCACATAAATCATATTACACCCCTTCTGAAAAGCATAAGGTTATTTTACGGGATATATTAGATATGTTATCTAGTATATCTGAAGAAACAGAAGGTGAAGTAATACAAAAATCAATATATGATATTGGAATGAAAGCAGGGTACGAAAATTTGCGTGATTACTTCAAGGATCTATATCAAATATTGCTTGGGCAAAACGAAGGTCCAAGACTTGGGACTTTTATAAAGCTTTATGGTATAAAAGAAATGAAGAAGCTGATTGAACGGAAGTTATAG
- a CDS encoding N-acetylmuramoyl-L-alanine amidase, whose amino-acid sequence MSKSKDIENNGISNTNSPNGKYMSPRPEGVKPSCVVITYSVSDNVNSTLEILQTRGASVHYITDKNGMQYQYHNDLTDQAFYAGKSSWKGEVGVNKFGIGNMLINDAKSDFPEEQIEQLCKFLEDIKVRYPDLDLKHDLVGLGEVTERHVAPGKFFPWQELAKKGFGQYIETTEEQRSKVVVKQGDEGPRVVALQEALKNYGYGIELNGEFNQETTHFTSMFNTRYGTGLTGEEPPVSWTEASQDVLSQLLGQTVLEQTENA is encoded by the coding sequence ATGAGTAAAAGTAAGGATATTGAAAATAACGGTATTAGTAATACAAATAGTCCAAATGGGAAATATATGTCTCCAAGACCGGAAGGAGTAAAACCTAGTTGTGTAGTTATTACTTATTCTGTCAGTGATAATGTTAATTCTACTCTTGAAATACTACAAACACGAGGTGCAAGTGTTCATTACATAACTGATAAGAATGGGATGCAATATCAATATCATAATGATTTAACAGATCAAGCTTTTTATGCGGGTAAGAGTAGTTGGAAAGGAGAAGTAGGTGTTAATAAGTTTGGTATTGGGAATATGCTTATTAATGATGCAAAAAGCGATTTTCCTGAAGAGCAAATAGAGCAATTATGCAAATTTCTTGAGGATATAAAAGTAAGATATCCGGATTTAGATTTAAAACATGATTTAGTCGGTCTTGGTGAAGTTACAGAAAGACATGTTGCTCCCGGTAAATTTTTTCCATGGCAAGAGTTAGCAAAAAAAGGTTTTGGTCAATATATTGAGACTACTGAAGAACAGAGAAGTAAAGTAGTAGTAAAGCAAGGGGACGAAGGTCCAAGAGTAGTGGCTTTACAAGAAGCATTAAAAAACTATGGTTATGGGATAGAATTAAATGGAGAATTTAATCAAGAAACTACTCATTTTACTTCAATGTTTAATACACGTTATGGTACTGGTTTAACAGGTGAAGAACCACCAGTAAGCTGGACTGAAGCAAGTCAAGATGTTCTATCGCAATTACTAGGGCAAACGGTATTAGAACAAACAGAAAATGCATAG
- the lnt gene encoding apolipoprotein N-acyltransferase — translation MYRSKIICFLFGMFSGLVFAPTFFLPALLTLSYLCYIVQKSENWQEAAKFGYLFGFGHFLSGIYWISIGVSVYIADFWWAIPFALFGLPIVLAFFISASCTLSFFAKNNKYYQFIFCLCWVLFEWVRSWIFTGLPWNLIGYAFSFSDILIQPLSIIGIYGFSFIVIYIATSAYPLFSKQFTQLKILLASSVVILTVIVIYGAARLSNNPTNFTDIKVRLVQPSIAQTAKWNEEECWHNLMLHINLSKNSEPTDLIIWSEAALVVPFDVPQVKSELLKMLNSTDAILITGGIADNKKQGDEFELYSAMYALAKNGHKLFEYHKSHLVPFGEYMPLKKILPFKKLTHGLIDYKEGNGGLVYLNKYNLKIKPLICYESIFSDFVRTNNEIADVIINVTNDAWYGKSSGPYQHFYISRSRAVENGLPMIRVANNGISAIVDSFGRTIKKLNLNEINYIQGLIPKKLTSPTIFSQFGNFTILLLIVFILLINYLLALILDK, via the coding sequence ATGTATAGATCTAAAATTATTTGCTTTTTATTTGGGATGTTCAGCGGTTTAGTTTTTGCTCCGACTTTCTTTTTACCAGCATTATTAACGTTATCTTATCTATGTTACATAGTGCAAAAATCTGAAAATTGGCAAGAAGCGGCAAAATTTGGTTATTTATTCGGTTTTGGGCATTTTTTAAGTGGAATATATTGGATAAGTATCGGTGTTAGCGTTTATATTGCAGATTTTTGGTGGGCAATTCCTTTTGCTTTATTTGGACTACCTATAGTTTTAGCTTTCTTTATATCGGCAAGTTGTACGCTTAGTTTTTTCGCTAAAAATAATAAATATTACCAATTTATATTCTGTTTATGTTGGGTATTATTTGAGTGGGTAAGGTCATGGATTTTTACAGGTCTTCCTTGGAATTTGATCGGTTATGCTTTTTCATTTTCGGATATTTTAATACAGCCTTTAAGTATAATAGGGATATATGGGTTTAGTTTTATAGTTATATATATTGCCACTTCCGCTTATCCTTTATTTAGCAAGCAATTTACTCAGTTAAAAATATTATTAGCTAGTTCAGTCGTAATATTAACCGTAATTGTCATTTATGGAGCAGCAAGGCTAAGTAATAATCCTACAAATTTCACTGATATAAAAGTGCGATTAGTACAGCCTTCAATCGCTCAAACAGCAAAATGGAATGAAGAAGAATGTTGGCATAATTTAATGCTACATATTAATTTATCAAAAAATTCAGAACCTACTGATTTAATTATTTGGTCTGAAGCAGCGTTAGTAGTGCCATTTGATGTACCGCAAGTTAAATCAGAATTATTAAAAATGTTAAATTCAACAGATGCTATTTTGATAACGGGAGGGATCGCAGATAATAAAAAACAAGGTGATGAGTTTGAACTTTACTCAGCTATGTATGCTCTTGCTAAAAACGGTCATAAATTATTTGAATACCATAAATCACATTTAGTACCTTTCGGTGAATATATGCCATTAAAAAAAATATTACCGTTTAAAAAATTAACTCATGGTTTAATCGATTATAAAGAAGGCAACGGTGGTCTTGTTTATCTTAATAAATACAATCTCAAAATTAAACCCCTGATTTGTTATGAATCAATTTTTTCTGATTTTGTTCGGACGAATAATGAAATTGCGGATGTGATAATTAATGTTACAAATGATGCATGGTATGGTAAATCAAGTGGTCCATATCAGCACTTTTATATTAGTAGAAGTAGAGCCGTAGAAAACGGTTTACCTATGATTAGAGTAGCTAATAACGGTATTTCAGCTATAGTAGATTCTTTTGGTAGAACAATAAAAAAACTAAATCTAAATGAAATAAATTATATCCAAGGTTTAATTCCTAAAAAACTAACCTCTCCTACTATATTCTCACAATTCGGTAATTTTACTATTCTATTACTCATCGTTTTTATACTTTTAATTAATTATTTATTAGCTTTGATTCTCGATAAATAA